A stretch of Henckelia pumila isolate YLH828 chromosome 4, ASM3356847v2, whole genome shotgun sequence DNA encodes these proteins:
- the LOC140863307 gene encoding histone-binding protein MSI1 isoform X2 gives MGKDEDEMRGEVEERLINEEYKIWKKNTPFLYDLVITHALEWPSLTVEWLPDREEPPGKDYSVQKMILGTHTSENEPNYLMLAQVQLPLEDAENDARLYDDDRSEYGGFGCANGKVQIIQQINHDGEVNRARYMPQNSFIIATKTVSAEVYVFDYSKHPSKPPLDGTCNPDLRLRGHNTEGYGLSWSQFKQGHLLSGSDDAQICLWDINAAPKNKVLDALQIFKIHEGVVEDVAWHLRHEYLFGSVGDDQYLHIWDLRTPSVTKPIQSVVAHQSEVNCLAFNPFNEWVVATGSTDKTVKLFDLRKISTALHIFDCHKEEVFQVGWNPKNETILASCCLGRRLMIWDLSRIDEEQTPEDAEDGPPELLFIHGGHTSKISDFSWNPCEDWVMASVAEDNILQIWQMAENIYHDEDDLPGDDSANKGS, from the exons GGATGAGATGCGGGGAGAAGTGGAGGAGCGTTTGATAAACGAGGAGTACAAGATTTGGAAGAAGAACACTCCTTTTTTGTACGATTTGGTCATCACCCATGCGCTGGAATGGCCCTCGCTCACCGTCGAGTGGTTGCCCGACAGGGAGGAGCCACCGGGCAAGGATTATTCCGTTCAAAAGATGATTTTGGGAACCCACACGTCCGAAAACGAGCCAAATTATCTGATGCTTGCCCAGGTTCAGCTTCCGCTCGAGGATGCGGAGAATGATGCCAGACTTTATGACGATGACCGCTCTGAATATGGTGGATTTGGATGCGCTAACGGAAAg GTGCAAATTattcagcaaataaatcatgatgGGGAGGTCAACCGAGCTCGTTATATGCCTCAGAACTCATTTATTATTGCTACTAAGACAGTTAGTGCAGAAGTATATGTTTTTGACTACAGCAAACATCCATCCAAGCCTCCCTTGGATGGTACGTGCAACCCTGATTTAAGGCTGAGGGGCCACAACACAGAAGGGTATGGTTTATCATGGAGTCAGTTCAAGCAGGGCCATTTACTGAGTGGTTCTGATGATGCGCAAATATGCTTGTGGGACATAAATGCAGCTCCAAAAAATAAGGTTCTCGATGCATTGCAAATATTTAAG ATTCATGAAGGAGTTGTCGAAGATGTAGCATGGCATCTCAGGCATGAATACTTGTTTGGTTCAGTGGGAGATGATCAATATCTGCACATATgggatctccgtactccatcAGTGACCAAACCTATACAATCTGTTGTTGCTCATCAAAGTGAG GTCAACTGTTTAGCTTTTAACCCATTCAATGAATGGGTTGTTGCGACGGGCTCTACTGACAAGACTGTTAAACTATTCGATTTGCGAAAGATTTCAACCGCCCTCCACATATTTGATTGTCACAA GGAGGAAGTTTTCCAAGTTGGATGGAATCCAAAGAATGAGACCATCTTAGCTTCCTGCTGTCTTGGCAGGAGACTTATGATCTGGGATCTTAGCAG GATCGACGAAGAACAGACCCCCGAGGATGCCGAGGACGGGCCACCAGAGCTGTTATTCATACACGGTGGCCATACAAGTAAAATTTCGGACTTTTCATGGAACCCGTGTGAAGATTGGGTGATGGCAAGCGTTGCTGAGGATAACATACTACAAATTTGGCAGATGGCGGAGAACATTTACCATGACGAAGATGATTTGCCTGGAGATGACTCCGCCAACAAAGGCTCCTAG
- the LOC140863307 gene encoding histone-binding protein MSI1 isoform X1, translated as MGKDEDEMRGEVEERLINEEYKIWKKNTPFLYDLVITHALEWPSLTVEWLPDREEPPGKDYSVQKMILGTHTSENEPNYLMLAQVQLPLEDAENDARLYDDDRSEYGGFGCANGKVQIIQQINHDGEVNRARYMPQNSFIIATKTVSAEVYVFDYSKHPSKPPLDGTCNPDLRLRGHNTEGYGLSWSQFKQGHLLSGSDDAQICLWDINAAPKNKVLDALQIFKIHEGVVEDVAWHLRHEYLFGSVGDDQYLHIWDLRTPSVTKPIQSVVAHQSEVNCLAFNPFNEWVVATGSTDKTVKLFDLRKISTALHIFDCHNREEVFQVGWNPKNETILASCCLGRRLMIWDLSRIDEEQTPEDAEDGPPELLFIHGGHTSKISDFSWNPCEDWVMASVAEDNILQIWQMAENIYHDEDDLPGDDSANKGS; from the exons GGATGAGATGCGGGGAGAAGTGGAGGAGCGTTTGATAAACGAGGAGTACAAGATTTGGAAGAAGAACACTCCTTTTTTGTACGATTTGGTCATCACCCATGCGCTGGAATGGCCCTCGCTCACCGTCGAGTGGTTGCCCGACAGGGAGGAGCCACCGGGCAAGGATTATTCCGTTCAAAAGATGATTTTGGGAACCCACACGTCCGAAAACGAGCCAAATTATCTGATGCTTGCCCAGGTTCAGCTTCCGCTCGAGGATGCGGAGAATGATGCCAGACTTTATGACGATGACCGCTCTGAATATGGTGGATTTGGATGCGCTAACGGAAAg GTGCAAATTattcagcaaataaatcatgatgGGGAGGTCAACCGAGCTCGTTATATGCCTCAGAACTCATTTATTATTGCTACTAAGACAGTTAGTGCAGAAGTATATGTTTTTGACTACAGCAAACATCCATCCAAGCCTCCCTTGGATGGTACGTGCAACCCTGATTTAAGGCTGAGGGGCCACAACACAGAAGGGTATGGTTTATCATGGAGTCAGTTCAAGCAGGGCCATTTACTGAGTGGTTCTGATGATGCGCAAATATGCTTGTGGGACATAAATGCAGCTCCAAAAAATAAGGTTCTCGATGCATTGCAAATATTTAAG ATTCATGAAGGAGTTGTCGAAGATGTAGCATGGCATCTCAGGCATGAATACTTGTTTGGTTCAGTGGGAGATGATCAATATCTGCACATATgggatctccgtactccatcAGTGACCAAACCTATACAATCTGTTGTTGCTCATCAAAGTGAG GTCAACTGTTTAGCTTTTAACCCATTCAATGAATGGGTTGTTGCGACGGGCTCTACTGACAAGACTGTTAAACTATTCGATTTGCGAAAGATTTCAACCGCCCTCCACATATTTGATTGTCACAA CAGGGAGGAAGTTTTCCAAGTTGGATGGAATCCAAAGAATGAGACCATCTTAGCTTCCTGCTGTCTTGGCAGGAGACTTATGATCTGGGATCTTAGCAG GATCGACGAAGAACAGACCCCCGAGGATGCCGAGGACGGGCCACCAGAGCTGTTATTCATACACGGTGGCCATACAAGTAAAATTTCGGACTTTTCATGGAACCCGTGTGAAGATTGGGTGATGGCAAGCGTTGCTGAGGATAACATACTACAAATTTGGCAGATGGCGGAGAACATTTACCATGACGAAGATGATTTGCCTGGAGATGACTCCGCCAACAAAGGCTCCTAG